The Branchiostoma floridae strain S238N-H82 chromosome 1, Bfl_VNyyK, whole genome shotgun sequence sequence CAGGTTCGTCGCACCAGGTCAGGGCCTAAAGGAAGTCCGTGGAAACTTACGCCTTACGCTGTCCTATGCAGTGCGCATTTTGACGAAGGATGCTATGACACCGGCGAAAGTCTAAAGGAACAGTTTGGATTGAAGGTAAAAAGCGGGAGAGTTTTGTTGCCTGGTGCTGTTCCGAGCATATTTCCGCGAGGACCGGCGACGCCCGAGGAGCGAACTTCAAGCCGAATTTCTGGGGCCGTACAGAAGAGGCGTCATCTAGAGGTACTAGTTTGGTGATCACTTCTATATCATAGTGTCCGTGTGTTTATTAATCGGTACAAAAATGGTATATCGTAGTCTGAACGGTAGACAGTGGGGTAGAAGCGTTTTGTTTACATGACGTTGTAGCGATGCATGTCGGTACCACGGCACTGGAAACATATCGGAAATGTATCCTCGCACGCTATGTGGGAATGTATCGGAATATGTTAACTGTAGTGTATTATGGTTGATATTTTTTCCACACGTTTGGGGAAGTACACTAAAAAGTTATTGACTAAACCCCTATaaattattggtctttgatgAAAAGTGTTTTATCCCAAGGCCTATGTAGTGTCTTTTTTTACAAGTGTTAAAGTGAATGATAACTTATATACCTAATCACTGATATTTACTTGCAGTGTTTAGCCAGGATAAGATCATAAGACTAAACACAACAGATCACAATATAAAACTGGAGTGTTCATTACTCATTACCGCTTACCTCTCATTACCTGTATAACCGTTTAAAATCCTGTCTTTGTGTATGTACCAGATACTTCAGGGATGTCTGGCTGCAGGAGTGGGAGAAGGGGGAGGAGACCTTCCTGCTGACAGCAATCAATCTGTCGCTACAGATGTAAGTTTTCACAACTAGCAAAGCCCAAGTTTGGTAATTTACAGAAGCATCATTGCGGGTCCATTTTAAAGActcatctctctttctctttctaaAACATTCAGCAAATATTTTCTGACCCTGTCTgcacacttttttttatttatttaggTGAATCCAACAGAGCTCGAGACAGGTGACGCTGCTACACAGGTGTCCATGACTCCAGAAACCAGAACTGTAGCCGTCCAGTTCCGAGGACATGGACGAagcaaaggtacatgtatttgatgttagactTAGAGACCGGGAAAAATTAATGATAGTAGAACTATGAAATGCTTTACATATATCTATGACTTACATgcttatgtatgtgtgtgtgtggacgaACATGCAGTTTTCCATTACTTTATAGTTGGATGATGACATATTTGAAATGTCTTTCTTTGTTAGatttgcatatttctgttctacATATATGGCATTTACAAACTAGATATAACCTATATCCCTATACCTTTGTGTGATGCACGTAAGCATGTATGTTCAAACACATGAACTCTTGCCTAATGAACAACTTACAATAAACCGAATAGTGTGTGTGAGttttttacatcatatttcaACAGGTGTCCAGACAGTTACTCCATCTGTGTGCACAGTTGGTACTCAGACAGAGAGTAAGTTTTTCGACCAGTGTCCCGAAGCTGAGGACCAGATGTCAGtgtctgatgatgatgaggacagCCTGTCGATGTCTACAGACGACCCAGACTATGATCCAGACTGCGACACCGACAATCCAGATGATCCAGACTACAATCCAGATGATCCAGACAACGATCCAGATCGGGACATCCCTGCTACTGAGAACATGGAGACCTCAGAACCGGGACGTCGCATATTCTTAGTATTCTGGACATGTCTTGTGCAACTCATCTCTGTATGGTGTAGCTGTCCTATGTGTTACTGTAGAAAGCTTGCCTTGTCTTGTAAAGAAGTCGGTACATTGTTGCAGTTAACCATTAAGTGTGACAAATGCTCCTACGAAGGACTCTGGAACTCCCAGCCATTCTTTGGGAAGATAGCAGCTGGCAACATACTGTTGTCGGCTGGCATCCTGTTCAGTGGAGCCAGTGCCACCAAAGTCCTCCGTGTACTATCACACATGGGTGTTGCCCTAATGTCGATCCGGTCCTTCTTCAGacatcagaaaaaaattctattcaAAGCTGTCCATCAACTGTGGTCAGAGCAGCAGTTGTGGAATCTGAGCCACCTGCAGGCCGAGAGAGAGAGCATCATCTGCGGTGGCGATGGACGAGCGGATACGCCAGGCCATTCAGCGAAGTACGGCACATATACCATGATGGAACTGCGGAAGAACATCGTAATAGATGTGCAACTTGTGCAGGTAGGTTttacttgtaatatttatttctgtcatgcCTACGTAATATGGTAAACTGACCACTGGTCCTAAATTATTTAATGATATCAACTTGTCAATTTTTAAAACTGGTCCGATGAAGTGTCCTGAATAAGATTATTGCTCAAATAATGATCCTGTTTCTGACAGAAAATACAAATAAGTTATGTAAATTTCACACACTCCTGTTTTAGAGCAATGAAGTTGAAGGCTCGAACCATATGGAGAAGGAGGGTCTGCAACGGTCGCTGAACTTTCTACAGAACACGTGGAACCTTGATATTGAGACGGTGATAACGGATAGACATGCTGGGATAAAGAAGTGGCTTCGGGAACATCAGCCACATATACTTCATCTCTTCGACATCTGGCATGTTGCAAAAAGTAAGTGTTACTTGTAAAAGAACATTGATTTGTTCTTAGATTAATATATGGTAATATTGCTGttaatgttttctttaattaaTGGTCACCATTAAATGAAGATAATTTCAATGTCAATTGAGGACTAACTGGGATGAAAACATTCATTTAGTGATATGTTTATGCTTGTACATCCAGGTATAAAGAAAAAACTGCTAGCTCTTAGCAAAACAGGAGGCTGCCAGGCATTGCAAGGATGGGTTAGCAGTATTATCAACCACTTATACTGGTCTGTGGTGTCCACACCTCCTGGCCTTACACAACTTATTGAAGACAAGTGGAAGTCAGTGGTAGAACATATCCAGAATCGTCACACGGGGTTCGCTGGCCAGTTTCAATCATGTGCACATCAACCACTGGAGGGGAGAGAGCGACAGAAGGCCTGGTTACCACCGCGTAAGTATGGATGTCTTTTATGAAGTGGTATTTAGCAGAGTAAGGTAAAGTTCATGACAAAATTTATTTCCATGTCATTTTGAGACAGCACTTTAAGTAACACATTTTGATAAGAAGGAACTAATGCATTGACatttgttgtaaatgtattcCAGATACAAAGGTGTCCACTGAGGTGGAAAAGGTGCTATGCAGCAAGAGGCTGTTGCCTGACATCCAAAAACTGTCACCAGATCATCAAACATGCTCAGTGGAGGCTTTTCATAGCCTTGTCATCAACTTCGCTCCCAAAATGCACCACTTTTCATTTGAGGGCATGGAGTGCAGGTAATCAAAATAGATTGCCTTGgtctgtaaatttttttttttcagaacattTCATCCAGTTTATGCTACCATACAAAAAAACTCATGCTCACCTTTGAAATAATTCTGTTTATCTGCATGAAGAGTGATTACACCATTATTGATATTTTCAGAGTGATGCTGGCAGCTCTGCACTGGAATGAAAATGGACATCGGGCGCAACATACCACCAAGGATGGCAGGAAAACGTATAGTCTACACTACCCCAAACGCAAAAAAGGTGGACATGTGGTCCGCAAAGTCCTGGAGGATGCATCTTTTGGTGAGTATCTGTTGTGTACAGCTGGTTTAATAACCACCCTGTGTAACACTCAATCTTTGTAGGctatcatatacaatgtatatatatatatagtaaagGCAAAACCTTTGCAATTTGCACTTGGTGACTGGTATATAGCGTGAGCCAAGATGTCATTGATGATACTAGTTAGCAATTTATTAATAATCCATACATATTTCTAACAGGGTATGTTGCAAGTTTGCTGACTATTGTCGAGGCTCTGTGTAAGGGCGAAGAAGATGACGGGGAGATACCACAACCAGATCCTGGACGGATCCCCGAAGCCCTCGCTGCCTCCTATGAACATCCAAACAAGGAGGATGCAGTGAGGGCCCGTGTCACACGCTTTAACGCAGCATGAGATGGAGTTGCCAGTATTTAAAGACAATAGCtattatatcattatcaaaatatacaatgGTTGTAACATGTCGTATTCGAAAATATATAACGCGTTATAAGGTTGTCTTAAAGAGCTTTAATGTAAAGCCTTATTTATGTGACAGATATAGCATGTTGGATAGGGATATACCAATGTTCTAGTCTATACGTGGTTAGGATGAATGCCATAGTGACATGTTGGAAGGTTATACACAATGGCTCACAAAAGTTTGTAGGGGTAAATAGTTTTCAAACTGTGCTTAGGTTTTTATGTATGAAGAGCTACTAGCATTCAACTCTGCTGCTACGTTATCTCTTTCTGCTGGTACTGAGGTTTCTTATCCAAGCTGTTACATGCTGGTATTGATTTGCATACATATCTGCTTTTAATTTCCCTTGTCTTGCTGTACCTTTATGCTATAATATTTCTGTGGTAAGGCGGATGAAATTACGTGGAATTATCATTCAGAAAAGTCATGAACTGCTCTAGTGTAAGCTCTACATATGTTCCTAAgcgcatacatgtactaaaatgaGTCTAAACATTATAGTATGAACATTTTAATCCAAAGGTGGGTATTTGAAACCAGTATACTCTTCTGAGGGGAAGGTCTCCCTGATCTTGTTCACTGCACATGCTGGGATAACGACTCTAATCTTTGCTCCCAGCCACCCCCAACACCACCTCACGAACTGGCGGTAGGCAATGTACCTATACCTCCTAAATGAAACAAGTTTGTTCAGCTTGGCAGTGAATACAAAGAAAAGTCAGGAAAAAGATTTCACTGTTCAAACTTCATACTTCATTCTCACAATATTTCAAGTACCATCCTATTATTGGAAACTTCTTATTTTATGATTTGTTGGAGGATTTGATGGATTGCATGTCATGATTTGATATTTTGAacaattgattggttgattgattgatttggaATTTTGAacaattgattggttgattaatTGATTTGGTATTTTGAACAATTGATTGCTTGATTGGTTATTAGATTCACAATGTTTGATGGATTGACAGCTTACTCATGATTATCGCTCAGGCTGAGTGGACCCTGGTCCTGCCTGTAATGGTAGTAGGCGCACTGCAGTCCCCAGGGGTCAAGACAGACCGCGGGTAACCCTGGGTGAAGGGTTATGCACCCAGGAACGGGCACCATCATGTGCACCAGCTGCTGCCGTTTTACATTAATCTGTTGTACCTCATGACAGCATACacattctgttgttgttggcatGGTGGTGCAGTGACCACATGAGCACCTGAAACACCACATACAGTGAATGCATTTAACTACAACCCCTTTCACTCCAgcattcaaataaaaaaaagcacagGAAATTTAGCTGGAATACATAATTTATTTAATTCTTGGTAACATTTAACATGATGACAATCCTGTACTATGTACAGTGACTGTAACAATTTATGGGACACTATTACGTGTGAACAACAACTACTAACCCTTTCCCTGGTGCAAAAATAAGACTTATCAactaataaaaacaaagaaaagtcgAGCAGTGAAAACtgcttttgtttacatgttgCCAAATGTAGGTTCAGTTGTCAAATAGTactagcaatgtttcactgGGACAGCCTTGTCTCTTATCTCCGGTGGTTGTTTCCTTTTCAAtttccaggtacatgtaattatgcaTAGTAACTTAGtaagacaaaaaaatgcattataaaaaaaaggctGCTACCGGAAATCTACAATTTTTAGACTGATTAACGTAACACTTGGCGGAACAAATTTTTTCTGCCTGTGTTTGTGATATCTACTCTCCAAATCTCCAACTCCCCTATACCATGTTAGGCCAAGGTATGTTAAAGTCAATGTTCCTGCGCACCACTGTGTAAATGGGCCTTACGAACCAACCCAAATTCTACAACCTTTCTTCGAGcatgccgcccccctccccaggctcGCCGCCATTATGCTCGGCTGTCTCGAACCTTCCTCGTCATGTTTCCGCGGCGTCTATACTTTGTCATTTGATAGAAAATTGTTGCCTAAACAACAGTCACAATTATAGCCACCCTTACCATTCCGTATTTTCCTGTCTGCCGCTCCGATCCGCCATTCCCCCTTCAGCACCGACCTCAGCGTTACCAACACTGTTGTCTGTGTCTTGACCTCCGTCAAGATCCTCTTCTCCGTCTGACTGCTGCTCGTCAAGGTAAGGTTCGTACCTATAAGCCACGACACCACCTACGTCTGCTGGAGACGGCACCGACTCCCCTTCCACCTCAAAAAAGGCCTCCACGCTAGAAGACGAGTCGGAAAATTGCTCGACTTCGTCCATGTCGTCGCTCATAATGGCGGCGTTGCTGTTGAGCCCAGCGGGGAAATCTCTCCCGGCAGTGACGTCATAGGTCACGTGACGACGTATCAAGAAGCCAGCACGGCGTGTCGCGAAATGCAGACTTTGGACAACCGTATAATCTTTATTTCTCAGTTATGGCAATTACAAACAATTTCTAATTACTATATTTAATGTCTAGTTTTCATATTTATAGGCCTTTTGACCTGTCACAAGCTCTTTAAGGCTCACATTACCACTACAGTGGCACAAGAGGACCTAACATTCACATATGTTTACTTCCAGGTAACAGACATGGACCAAAACCTCAGCACTAGCAAAAAGATCCTGAATGCAATGAGTAGAAGGTAGGTTCTTTTACTAGGATCAATTTTACATAATTTCCTCTGTCAATTCATCCATGCAAAATCATGTAACAAcacgaaaaaaaatgaaaatctgaGCCCAGAATATCCTTTCACCATATGGTAACACCATAGTAATTACAGTTATTGTCTCCTGAAAGTTAAAAGTCCTCCACATGTTTATCTGATCTGCCTTGTAACCTTTGGTGAGCTGTGTTCTGTGTGTTTCAGGGTGATGACCAACAAACTGATCTTAGGGATGATAATACTGGTGGAGCTGGCCATCCTCATCGGCCTCATTGCTTACAAGTGGATCATACCAAAGTAGGACAGAGGAGGGGGGTTGATGTACAGATGATTTTGTGGGACAGTGAATCAAATCCCAACACAGTAGAGATATCACAGCACTTGTAGTCCACAGCATCTTGTTGTCATTGTGACATTTAAGTCAGAAGAAAAATCTGTGTTGCTTTACAGAATGATTGTGTCATATGGAAATATAAagggctacatgtacatgtagtaggggATTTGGGAAATAATTTTGAGTATGGTTCTGATAACTTCATGCCTGCATGATTCACACACAGACTATTCTAAAACTCTTTGTGTGAATGGTTATTGATAGTTGTTGAATAATCAAACAGCAACAGATCTAGAAGATATTTTATGTGCAAGAAAGGTATGCAAACTTCAGAAATGCAAAACTGAAATATGCAGTAAGATACAAATCTGTACAGACAGTGCACAACTTTCTTTGGCAGTTGCCAACTCGATTCTGACTCGACGAAACTACAATCTTGCAGTGGAATTGTGCTTAGTTGAAGTCAAATGTTGTTCAAAGTcttttacataatcaattttgaAACCATATTGAATCAATTGTTGAATCATTTAATCATAAATCAAGTGTTGTAGATGATTTAACTCAAACTAAGGTCAATTTTGATCTTGCCTCACTGCTCAGTGATCTACCTGCTTTACTTAGCCTGCACTTACATCACTTTGTGTCTACAACATATTGTCTCTGTTCAGTATCACCTTGATAGTTTCTTTGCTATTGTAACTCGCGTACACTTAAACATTCTTGAAACTCTCCTGTATGAAGGTAACATTTCCTGTTGGAAGATTCACCTATATGCTATCATCCAGAACATGTGGCAATTATCTATGTATGGTGCATGTGTGTATATCCTAAGTGCCATCGATATTTATATCATTCTGCACCGGTAAGCAATAATTCACAATTATCATAACTAAGAATTTGATTGGACAATGACAGCCGTATAGGTACAAAAACATTGCATACTATAGACATATAGAACATGGGATTAAGAACCCACAGTGTAATTCTTGCAGTTATGCAATTCAGGCATCATTTTAAGAAACATGTTATCAAAGTACATTTACCTTGCAGGTGTCGAAACTATTTCTCCCCTCTGTCCCCTGCCTCGATGTTCAAACTATTGCACCCCTCAGTCACCTGCCTGGGTGTTCAGACTATTGCTACCCTGTCCCCTGCCTGGGTGTTCAGACTATTGCTACCTTGTGTCCCTTGCCTGGAAATTCCTTTGTGTTCTGCTTGGTGATTAAGGTTTTCTTTGAACCTaagtttttttgtgttgtttgatgTTGCAGATCAGGAAACCACCCCGCACCCTCGCCTTCACCTCACCCTTAGTGTGGCCCATGGTTTGAGGCACCATAGATGATTCGACAACCACCCAAACTAGACATACCCTTACCCTAACTGTAGCCTTACCATGTGTATAAGAAGACTTGTTAATCATCATACAGTGGAAGCTGTTAAATTGCACACctcatttgccagcacatttcttgcaattatccaagtggtgcaacaaagcaaagttatccTGCTGCACCACACCACCACGGCATTTTGGTATTCCGTGCAATttacagaagtgtgcgataaaCCGTTGTGGAATtatctggcttctactgtatagtgAACTTCCTGTGTCCCCAGAGTTGTAAATGCTGCACCCAGTTTTGTGACAGTTCCCTGAAGGCCCCTATGATCCTATGCTGAGATTGGTGGCTGTCACACTTTGATTCAGTAAGCCTCCTTTGAAGAAATTTAAGAGGATGGCAGTTTTCTATCCCTTTTTTGCCTATTTTTTTGCTGCTTTCTGATTTATTGCCAGTTTTGTGCAAAAAAAAGCTACAAAAAATGTCGGTCGTCTGAAGGTCATTGTAGGAGGGTAGATCAGGTGTCGTGTGATTCTTTGGCCACAGTGATGTTCTTGTGCACCACAGAATTAATGACAGCTGACTTGGATGTCATTTTATGATGGTACCTGACCTGGTTGGCTTCACTGGATCAAAGGGGTCTTCAGGAGGTCGTTCGATCATTGTACGATTTTGATaataggatttttaagcaggcaGTGACAGAGCACACAAGGATCCAAGAGAGCATTTGTGCATCAAGTCAGGTGAACATTGTAAGACGCATGGCTGTCCTAAAAATGCCCAAAGTTATCGATTGTAGGACGATCGCACTATGTGACAGATTTATGGATTTCAGAATTTCAGTTAGAGCCACTTATCATGCCTGGCCTTAGGGACATCCATGCTAACCATTTGTAATAAATCTCATGTTAGCTTGGGAAATTCATTAAAAAAGTGCTGGGTAAAATGATGCTATTTTAAAATGGTAGACAAACTTGTGACACCATCTGTAAAATGTTAACTATACCTACCTATTGATTAATAATTTAATAGAACATTTTGGATGACCGTAAAAACACAGCTTAGAATGACAGCTTAGAGGGGTTAATTGATTTTAGGTTTCAACACTTCAACAAACACAAACTTCTAACATTGCCCACTGGAAGTATTTTAGCAGTAGTGTACAGAATGACTGCCACTAAAATGTACTACAGATACGAAGCCTTTATATTCTGATACCTTTACAAGCCACTTTGAGATGAGGAGCACTGCTAAGTGCTTGTTGTATGATATGACAAGGAGCAACATGTTTCTTGTGTTAAGAGTGGTTAATATCTTAGAGAGTGTACTACCTATAAAAACCAGTGATTTAAATTAGCCTTCTAAGGTCTGACAAGGAAACAGTTCATGATACATCTGATTAATTCTATGTAATATTGTGACATTTACATTAGAAtgcaaaaatgtaattttcatttcCTTCTAGCTGAAGTTTCCTTTTGTCATTTGATCAATGGCCTGAACTTGGTCTGAATAA is a genomic window containing:
- the LOC118424539 gene encoding uncharacterized protein LOC118424539 codes for the protein METSEPGRRIFLVFWTCLVQLISVWCSCPMCYCRKLALSCKEVGTLLQLTIKCDKCSYEGLWNSQPFFGKIAAGNILLSAGILFSGASATKVLRVLSHMGVALMSIRSFFRHQKKILFKAVHQLWSEQQLWNLSHLQAERESIICGGDGRADTPGHSAKYGTYTMMELRKNIVIDVQLVQSNEVEGSNHMEKEGLQRSLNFLQNTWNLDIETVITDRHAGIKKWLREHQPHILHLFDIWHVAKSIKKKLLALSKTGGCQALQGWVSSIINHLYWSVVSTPPGLTQLIEDKWKSVVEHIQNRHTGFAGQFQSCAHQPLEGRERQKAWLPPHTKVSTEVEKVLCSKRLLPDIQKLSPDHQTCSVEAFHSLVINFAPKMHHFSFEGMECRVMLAALHWNENGHRAQHTTKDGRKTYSLHYPKRKKGGHVVRKVLEDASFGYVASLLTIVEALCKGEEDDGEIPQPDPGRIPEALAASYEHPNKEDAVRARVTRFNAA
- the LOC118424566 gene encoding P2X purinoceptor 7-like, which translates into the protein MSDDMDEVEQFSDSSSSVEAFFEVEGESVPSPADVGGVVAYRYEPYLDEQQSDGEEDLDGGQDTDNSVGNAEVGAEGGMADRSGRQENTEWCSCGHCTTMPTTTECVCCHEVQQINVKRQQLVHMMVPVPGCITLHPGLPAVCLDPWGLQCAYYHYRQDQGPLSLSDNHERYRYIAYRQFVRWCWGWLGAKIRVVIPACAVNKIRETFPSEEYTGFKYPPLD